A stretch of DNA from Campylobacter concisus:
GTTTTTTATAGTCACAAACTCATAGTTTTCAAAATTTATTATAGGTATGAAAGTTTGTAAAATATAATGAGTGTATTATTTTAAAATTTACTAAATAGTCAATATCGTCAACCTCTGCAACTAAGCTATTATCTTTACTTATAAAACCCCACAAAGCTGATAGCTTTTACATCATTGCTTGTATAGAGAACTTATGTATCAATAAAGATATTAATAAGACGATATAGCTTAGTATATTTTTCAAAAGAATTTATAATAAGGAAGTTTTAATTTACCTTATGTAGCCCAAGGATTAAATATTTTTTGACTATTTAGCCCAAAAGAGGGCTAAATTTAAACATTAAACCTAAAGTGCATAACATCACCATCTTGTACGATGTAATCTTTGCCCTCAAGCCTCATCTTACCAGCCTCTTTGGCTCCGTTTTCGCCGCCATGTGCGATATAGTCGTCGTAGCTTATCACTTCAGCTCTAATGAAGCCCCTCTCAAAGTCATTGTGAATGACGCTTGCTGCTTTCGGCGCTTTCCAGCCTTTTGTGATCGTCCAAGCTCTTACTTCAACGACGCCAGCAGTAAAATAACTTATTAAATTTAGCTTTGCAAAAGACGTTCTTATGATCTTTTCAAGACCGCTCTCGCTCGTACCGATAGATACCAAAAACTCGTGTGCCTCTTCTTCGCTTAGACCTATTAGCTCCTCTTCTACTTTGGCACAAAGCTTGATTACCTCATGATCTGAAGCCTTTGCGTACTCTTTTAGCGCTTTTACAAATTTATTATCTTCGCTAAGTCCCTCTTCATCGACGTTCGCACCATAAACTACCTCTTTGGCGCTTAAAAGTCTTAGTTCTCTATTTAACGCTAAAAATGCCTCACTATCTTTTTGTTCAAAGCTGCTTGCACTTTTACCTTCATTTAGGTGAGCCAAAAGTAAATTTGCTATCTCAAGTGCCTCTTTTGCACCTTTTGCATTTGCCTTCGCCTCTCTTGTGAGCTTTTCTATCTTTTTGTTTAGCTGCTCGATGTCAGCTAGTATCAGCTCGGTTTGGATGATCTCGATGTCTCTTACCGGATCGACGCTGCCCTCGACGTGAGTAATATTTTCATCTTCAAAGCAGCGAACGATGTGTAAGATAAGCTCGGTTTCTCTGATGTTTGATAAAAATTTATTGCCAAGCCCCTCGCCTGAGCTTGCACCCTTTACAAGACCTGCGATATCGACAAATTCGATGGTTGAATACTGAATTTTATTAGGATTAACTATCTTGGCAAGCTCATTTAGGCGCTTATCAGGCACTGGCACGATGGCTTTGTTTGGCTCGATCGTACAAAATGGATAGTTCGCACTCTCGGCATTTTGCGCCTTTGTAAGTGCGTTAAATGTCGTTGATTTACCCACATTTGGTAGGCCTATGATTCCAACTGAAAGTCCCATCAATTCTCCTTGCTAAGTGCTTGTAAAAAGTATAAATTCATCCTCACACCCGCTCCACTCGCACCTGCTTGGTTGTATCCCCAAGCCTTTTCACGGTATGCTGGGCCTGCAATGTCGAGGTGTAGCCACTTATCTTTATACTCATCTTTAATAAATTTATCTAAAAACATGCCAGCTGTGATCGCGCCACCATATCTGCTTGAGGCGCAGTTGCTAACGTCTGCGATCTGGCTTTTAATAAGCTCGCTAAGATAAGGGTTAAAATCAAGCGTAGTCACTAGTTCGCCGCTATCTTTTATCTTATTTTTAAACTCGCTTTTTAGACTCTCACTATTGCCCATGATGCCTGTTGTGTATTCGCCAAGTCCCACGATGCAAGCGCCAGTTAAGGTTGCCATGTCGATTAGGATATCTGGCTTAAAGTCCTGAGCGTAGCTTAGGCAGTCCGCCAACACCAAACGTCCTTCTGCATCAGTATTTCTCACCTCTATACTAATGCCACTTCTTGAAATAAGCACGTCATCAGGCTTGTAGGCGTTGCCTCCAATCATATTTTCAGTTGCACCCAAAATGGCGTGAATTTCAAATGGTAAATTTAGCTCCGCAGCACCTTTTATGATGCCAAGAGCCGCTGCTGCACCGCTTTTGTCTGATTTCATAGTGAGCATGTAGTCAGCCGGCTTTAAGCTAAGGCCACCGCTATCATATGTTAGGCCTTTGCCGACAAAGATGATGCGTTTTTTAGACTTTTTAGGCTTGTAAGTTAGGTGAATTAGTCTTGGTTTATGCACGCTTGCGCGATTTACTGCCAAAAATGCGTTCATATTCTCTTTTGCTAGAAATTTCTCGTCATAGACCTCGCACTTTATGCTTGCGATATTTTTGGCTAAATTTTGCGCGTCCTCGGCCATCTTTTGTGGTGTGTAAATTTCTGGAATTTCATTTACGATATCTTTTGCGAAATTTGTAGCATTTGCTATTATCTCTGCTTCTTTAAAGCCCTCATTTGCTGTCTTTAGATCGACCTTTTTGCCAGCAAATTCTTCAGTAGAAAAGATGATCTCTTTTAGGGTGTATTTTTCTTTTTTTTCTTTATACTTGTTAAATTCATAACTTCCAAGCAAAAAGCCCTCAGCTAGCACCTCAAAGCTTAGTTTTTGGCACTCTGCTACGTAAGAAGCTAGCTTTATACTCTTGATGTTTAGTGACTTTAGTGCATTATAAGCTTTAGCGGCTGCAACTCTTAGCTCGTCAAGATCAAGCTTAGAAAGTGGCACGTAAGCCCTTTTTGCCTCGCTTAGGATAAGGACGCTCTCGCCTTTGTAATTGTTAAATTTAATAGCCTCCTTATCGCCTATAAATTTATGTTTTAAGTCCTTATCTACTACGAAAATTAGTTCAATATCAGCTTTTATATCTTTTAATTTCTTATCAACTATTTGAAACTGCATGTCTTCTGTCTCTCCTTTCGTTTAAAATTTTATTTTCGATGCGCTTAAATGCATATATCAAAAGCCCCATAAATATAGCAACCACTGGGATAGCGACGTACCAGTGCTCTTTTGCTTCTTGCAAAAGCACAAGTATATGCTCGCCAAGTATCCAAGCAGGTATGGTGGTGATCGCCGCCCAGCACCAAGCGCTGATTAAATTTATAAAGGCGTACTTTTTAGCGTCATAGCCAGTAAGTCCTATGCAAAGCGGGATGATGACGCGAAAGCCATACATATAGCGTTGCAAAAAGATGATCGGCCAGCCGTATTTTTTCAGCATTATGTGCGCCACTGCAAATTTTCTCCGCTGCGTGTGAAGCCTTTTTGCGATGTATTTTTTATTATAACGGCCAAGGTAGAAGTAAATTTGATCACCCACAAAACCTCCAAGTCCAGCCACAAAGATAGCAAGAGCGATGTGCATATGTGTGGTGTGAGCGAGAATTCCAGCCATTATTAAGGCCATCTCGCCCTCCATGATACACCAGACAAAAAGTATGATGTAGCCGTACTCTTTAAGCAGCTCTATAAAAAACTCTTCCATTCTAAACCTCTAAAACGCTGTAAATTTTAGTAAGCGACTTTAGCTTTTCGCTACCTTTTAGATCGACTAGATCTATTAGAAAGCACGCCTCTACGCAGGTTGCGTTAGTTTGATTGATAAGCTCTACTGAAGCTTTTGCAGTGCCTCCAGTGGCTATGAGATCGTCCATCAAAAGCACTCTAGCACCTGCTTTTTCTCCAAAAGCATCGATGTGAATTTGCACTTCATCGACGCCATAC
This window harbors:
- the ychF gene encoding redox-regulated ATPase YchF, whose translation is MGLSVGIIGLPNVGKSTTFNALTKAQNAESANYPFCTIEPNKAIVPVPDKRLNELAKIVNPNKIQYSTIEFVDIAGLVKGASSGEGLGNKFLSNIRETELILHIVRCFEDENITHVEGSVDPVRDIEIIQTELILADIEQLNKKIEKLTREAKANAKGAKEALEIANLLLAHLNEGKSASSFEQKDSEAFLALNRELRLLSAKEVVYGANVDEEGLSEDNKFVKALKEYAKASDHEVIKLCAKVEEELIGLSEEEAHEFLVSIGTSESGLEKIIRTSFAKLNLISYFTAGVVEVRAWTITKGWKAPKAASVIHNDFERGFIRAEVISYDDYIAHGGENGAKEAGKMRLEGKDYIVQDGDVMHFRFNV
- a CDS encoding leucyl aminopeptidase, which produces MQFQIVDKKLKDIKADIELIFVVDKDLKHKFIGDKEAIKFNNYKGESVLILSEAKRAYVPLSKLDLDELRVAAAKAYNALKSLNIKSIKLASYVAECQKLSFEVLAEGFLLGSYEFNKYKEKKEKYTLKEIIFSTEEFAGKKVDLKTANEGFKEAEIIANATNFAKDIVNEIPEIYTPQKMAEDAQNLAKNIASIKCEVYDEKFLAKENMNAFLAVNRASVHKPRLIHLTYKPKKSKKRIIFVGKGLTYDSGGLSLKPADYMLTMKSDKSGAAAALGIIKGAAELNLPFEIHAILGATENMIGGNAYKPDDVLISRSGISIEVRNTDAEGRLVLADCLSYAQDFKPDILIDMATLTGACIVGLGEYTTGIMGNSESLKSEFKNKIKDSGELVTTLDFNPYLSELIKSQIADVSNCASSRYGGAITAGMFLDKFIKDEYKDKWLHLDIAGPAYREKAWGYNQAGASGAGVRMNLYFLQALSKEN
- a CDS encoding DedA family protein, giving the protein MEEFFIELLKEYGYIILFVWCIMEGEMALIMAGILAHTTHMHIALAIFVAGLGGFVGDQIYFYLGRYNKKYIAKRLHTQRRKFAVAHIMLKKYGWPIIFLQRYMYGFRVIIPLCIGLTGYDAKKYAFINLISAWCWAAITTIPAWILGEHILVLLQEAKEHWYVAIPVVAIFMGLLIYAFKRIENKILNERRDRRHAVSNS